The Streptomyces sp. SS1-1 genome has a segment encoding these proteins:
- the galE gene encoding UDP-glucose 4-epimerase GalE produces MTRGEPVSTPSTVLVTGGAGFLGSHACVDLLDHGYEVIVVDDYSHSSPRVLQRLERIAGRFVGAVYELDVRDRRALSAVFDRHTVDAVVHCAGLRSVSASTRRPVEYYDSNVGATTSLLQAMDDHGVRHLVFSSSCAVYGEAGPGPLDESTPVRPANPYAASKWACEQILADVCRRRPDYTVLCLRYANPAGAHPSGLLGAGPPGEPDNLLPSLARVAGGRRESLPVFGDDYPTRDGTTVRDYLHIMDAVGAYRLALDHLGDAPGMHVFNLGLGEGRSVLEVLAAFSRATGWRVPYEVVPRRPGDVAELVADAGAVTRAWGWRPTRDLNDMCRDAWRFQQLNPYGYGETGRTPSPPGRCD; encoded by the coding sequence ATGACGCGCGGCGAGCCGGTGAGTACACCGTCGACGGTCCTCGTCACCGGCGGTGCGGGGTTCCTCGGCAGCCACGCCTGTGTCGATCTGCTCGACCACGGCTACGAGGTGATCGTGGTCGACGACTACTCGCACAGCAGCCCGCGGGTCCTGCAGCGTCTGGAGCGGATCGCCGGCCGGTTCGTGGGCGCCGTGTACGAGCTGGACGTCCGGGACCGCAGGGCCCTGTCGGCGGTGTTCGACCGGCACACCGTGGACGCCGTGGTGCACTGCGCGGGGCTGCGCTCGGTGAGCGCGTCGACGCGCAGGCCCGTGGAGTACTACGACAGCAACGTGGGCGCGACGACGTCCCTGCTGCAGGCGATGGACGACCACGGGGTGCGCCACCTGGTCTTCTCCTCCTCGTGCGCGGTCTACGGCGAGGCCGGCCCCGGTCCGCTGGACGAGTCGACGCCGGTCCGCCCGGCGAATCCCTACGCCGCCTCCAAGTGGGCGTGCGAGCAGATCCTCGCCGACGTGTGCCGCCGGCGGCCCGACTACACGGTGCTGTGCCTGCGGTACGCCAATCCGGCGGGCGCCCACCCCAGCGGTCTGCTGGGCGCCGGCCCGCCCGGTGAGCCGGACAACCTCCTGCCGTCGCTCGCCCGGGTGGCCGGCGGCCGTCGGGAGTCGCTGCCGGTCTTCGGCGACGACTATCCGACCCGTGACGGGACGACGGTCCGCGACTACCTGCACATCATGGACGCGGTCGGCGCGTACCGGCTGGCGCTGGACCACCTCGGCGACGCGCCGGGGATGCACGTGTTCAACCTGGGCCTGGGCGAGGGCCGTTCGGTCCTGGAGGTCCTCGCCGCGTTCTCCCGGGCGACGGGCTGGCGCGTGCCGTACGAGGTCGTGCCCCGCCGCCCCGGCGACGTGGCCGAACTCGTCGCGGACGCCGGAGCGGTGACACGTGCGTGGGGCTGGCGGCCGACCCGCGACCTGAACGACATGTGCCGGGACGCCTGGCGGTTCCAGCAGCTCAATCCGTACGGGTACGGGGAGACAGGGCGGACGCCGTCTCCACCAGGGCGATGTGACTGA
- a CDS encoding NUDIX hydrolase family protein — MTETTPGWLSTDDLEQARARMPILYVEAVPVRVDDSGEVTSIGLLLRIGPDGTVSRTLVSGRVLHHERVRDALLRHLEKDLGPVALPRVPTSLQPFTVAEYFPTQGITPYHDPRQHAVSLAYVVPVSGDCRPRQDALDLVWFSPQEALSPAVQSEMPGGHGVLLKQALAHVGCVV; from the coding sequence ATGACCGAAACCACGCCCGGCTGGCTGTCCACGGACGACCTGGAGCAGGCGCGCGCCCGCATGCCGATCCTGTACGTCGAGGCGGTGCCCGTGCGCGTCGACGACAGCGGCGAGGTCACCAGCATCGGGCTGCTGCTGCGCATCGGACCCGACGGAACGGTCAGCCGGACCCTGGTCTCCGGCCGCGTGCTGCACCACGAGCGGGTGCGCGACGCGCTGCTGCGGCACCTCGAGAAGGACCTCGGCCCGGTGGCGCTGCCCCGGGTGCCGACCTCGCTGCAGCCCTTCACCGTGGCCGAGTACTTCCCGACGCAGGGCATCACGCCGTACCACGACCCGCGTCAGCACGCGGTGTCCCTCGCGTACGTCGTCCCGGTCAGCGGCGACTGCCGGCCCCGGCAGGACGCCCTCGACCTGGTCTGGTTCAGCCCTCAGGAGGCCCTGTCGCCGGCGGTGCAGAGCGAGATGCCGGGCGGGCACGGGGTGCTGCTGAAGCAGGCGCTCGCGCATGTGGGATGCGTGGTCTGA